Proteins encoded in a region of the Anopheles aquasalis chromosome 2, idAnoAquaMG_Q_19, whole genome shotgun sequence genome:
- the LOC126581570 gene encoding uncharacterized protein LOC126581570, whose protein sequence is MAELNLITEFIAQITPTNRQIQRTGGITQERFAEICSLPGAPQALQRSIAESVSALQSGMSEEINSTAFEDIFNAVIGQLESFTSLEQYVWLVRMVVAAELVRGLPRQSANIRRKLRWKVESIPLDKFSHSPACIHVVTKALVEGVPLEGLNLEHAIDQLSVSLSQLQRYVAVALLFVGLDAILKPQQKTAEPYQMHTVDTFLGYLELLNLRTLSIQLNDLQALYNLLRLLGLYQNMVIMRRYDKDELEREHKQYADYFRVRPEQRNTFWEWLKKSSSLVTCMSTNDPVDKLILADLFEIDMLPLFDDILEEEGVN, encoded by the exons ATGGCGGAGTTAAATTTAATCACCGAATTTATCGCACAAATCACTCCTACCAACCGGCAAATCCAGCGGACCGGAGGCATCACACAAGAAAGGTTTGCCGAAATCTGTTCGCTCCCAGGAGCGCCGCAAGCCTTGCAACGGTCGATTGCGGAATCCGTTTCTGCGCTTCAAAGTGGGATGAGCGAGGAAATAAACAGCACAGCCTTTGAGGACATTTTTAATGCCGTGATTGGACAGCTGGAATCCTTCACCAGCTTGGAACAGTATGTTTGGCTCGTAAGAATGGTCGTGGCAGCAGAACTGGTTCGTGGACTACCGCGACAGTCCGCAAACATTCGACGGAAACTACGGTGGAAAGTGGAATCAATTCCGCTGGACAAATTCAGCCACTCTCCTGCTTGT ATCCATGTCGTGACGAAAGCCTTGGTGGAAGGTGTGCCCCTGGAAGGGCTCAATTTGGAGCACGCCATCGATCAGCTATCGGTATCGCTTTCCCAGTTGCAGCGCTACGTTGCAGTGGCCCTCTTGTTCGTCGGATTAGATGCGATACTGAAGCCACAGCAAAAAACTGCCGAACCATATCAAATGCATACTGTTGATACCTTCCTCGGTTATCTTGAGCTGCTTAATCTCCGCACCCTCAGCATTCAATTGAACGACCTTCAGGCATTATACAATCTGTTAAGGTTGCTAGGCCTGTATCAAAACATGGTTATCATGCGACGATATGATAAGGATGAGCTGGAACGTGAACATAAGCAGTATGCGGATTATTTTCGCGTTCGTCCCGAGCAGAGGAATACATTTTGGGAATGGTTGAAAAAATCAAGCTCCCTGGTGACCTGTATGAGCACCAACGATCCTGTAGACAAGTTGATA TTGGCTGATCTCTTTGAAATCGATATGCTGCCTCTTTTCGATGATATTCTAGAGGAGGAAGGTGTCAATTAG
- the LOC126573053 gene encoding uncharacterized protein LOC126573053, which produces MFIEGEGLSEMPSDNGGLTVGRGSYQTQVPSPSSALMTVSLDAYLDPQRMSFDSPNDLLARVCSPDDTFPVFSPPPFERDHHAPVTSTVPVSANTLMPPSKTALQQRQHRRQSSLNAVSWPANHELTVSPKMPHRIVGQANEDIGGDLDGNQQQPLAQSPRSPRSPRSTTFAPIQPMHRHRRISSTGSGSAIPDEAVTGHDAVGAARRRSSFLVSLYVDDDTRYDEVTNTANGGYSRRRSRSRSFWGPVGEAGLRDSIRSARSRSPVSHHECNYPLLLFILHSQLPLVVSIVNVRVTFNISITLYLL; this is translated from the exons ATGTTTATCGAGGGCGAAGGTCTGTCAGAGATGCCATCGGACAACGGTGGTCTTACGGTGGGACGAGGATCGTACCAAACGCAG GTACCTTCACCCAGTTCTGCTCTGATGACCGTCTCGTTGGATGCATACTTGGATCCACAGCGAATGTCGTTCGATTCGCCGAACGATCTCCTGGCACGCGTTTGCAGTCCGGACGATACGTTCCCCGttttctcaccaccaccatttgaaAGAGACCATCATGCTCCCGTGACGAGCACGGTTCCTGTCTCTGCGAACACGTTGATGCCTCCCAGCAAGACGGCTCTTCAACAGCGACAGCATCGCCGACAATCGAGTTTGAATGCCGTGTCGTGGCCCGCGAACCATGAGCTGACGGTTAGTCCGAAAATGCCGCACCGTATCGTTGGCCAAGCAAACGAA GATATTGGCGGTGATTTAGATggtaaccagcagcaacccctCGCTCAatcaccacgatcaccgcgtTCTCCTAGATCGACCACATTTGCTCCGATTCAACCGAtgcatcgtcatcggcggATATCGAGCACGGGTTCGGGATCCGCGATACCGGATGAAGCGGTTACCGGGCACGatgccgttggtgctgctcgtcgtcgatctAGCTTTCTAGTGTCACTTTACGTAGACGATGATACGCGGTACGACGAAGTAACGAACACTGCAAACGGGGGTTACTCGCGaagacgatcgcgatcgcgtagCTTCTGGGGTCCGGTTGGTGAAGCGGGACTGAGAGACTCGATACGTTCTGCTCGTTCACGATCACCGGTGTCCCATCATGAGTGTAACTATCCTTTACTACTCTTCATTCTCCATAGCCAGTTACCTCTAGTCGTGTCTATCGTCAATGTGCGCGTGACCttcaatatttcaattacGCTTTACCTTCTCTAA
- the LOC126573052 gene encoding piezo-type mechanosensitive ion channel component — translation MANFFLCLIIQRLVLPLILATCLLMKPVGLSLPYLIFLLMIPYVPVANKKTILGHAGLLFKLLFLWAVLVLASMLVFQLLLISVPIESCSVGEIVLRHIGLVVFKELGAWMVVYWLAPEVILACTALGMLIVLRKLTGVVGPRRRRGRNGASTADTAEQGANSSVQESCATATEDELQSVVVSQERVPFFTKLGIVLSMCMLCVTGVLQPSALSGVYFLVFLGAASWWACYKQLDKAFGIVLKVTLAFLVTHITLFLAYQNPGPQELLPYNETAARVLALKPILSSSCDLLNQTDIRDVHFNSSFDTDVYLNPIFLILCYYCITMTSSLLLRTRFSQHQLLISANGYYTYGRSTAFSRVSIAAEANSDVPDERTPLMRRGTHRIRDASATDGKETAQNDQIALETLESKDSNVHISEEEEPSSIFEQALLAVRNVASYIYMNSYIFTNVIMMVWSIMYHSWLTFVLLIWANLIWIMPNHRKNMLNSSPFLVIYAELLLLAQYLYGMNLTEEELPTVIDGSSFNLEQLGFVRRLEYPCVPLLVKSLFTTMFWISLRQQIQEKHTERRESMIANMASPIQLPIGAATTAATGPAGTSGDRAQEKKSSAFVTQIAKFFKSFMIKFWIWMVALTLFLSAIIGNRMTMFRIAYMVLFLVFVLTFQFSFRVWRKMMYSFWFTVIGYSMAILVLVYVHQFEQFPRYWAMIGISKELQEDIGLEIFKTGQLFLHLLNPTLVVIITVIQLHYCHERFLVISEIPSISEEESEVSRTEGNTSAYGTFAGNQENQPSDAGSAETIAKEDEEAKTPPIAAMTKEEDKDDDGYEKLEDFQFRKLSRQEITSYARKGWKMVLQLIELTWLFFEIHMPKIILIVAFSLSVNSVNLLHLLYVVLSVFTVKRHTTGKHSMMHGQLIKITRIMSLFSSLMLILTMIYQVKYIKEENFQSECPNIDTNITQMDMNNAQWFGMRKANGGQTLTDLLRPYLVYILMVTVHTVTILRQTIRRIRLGLSPKTPELMFPNIVRADADKDIPRMIMYLFNYGFFKFGVEISLVALIVTIGQRMDVFSIVYAVWLAVIFHMTRSALQRIWQALTWFIVVSIPLQYLLFIGLPPMACVNYPWMIVQLDHFRIWAMLPENTVEFRSFASKMVADFVLLMFLCRQTVVFRLDLLAPKDYGGGSNASVLEDFQKLDDGVLKNPTPDFITKVRNWLDVLKRNLFLVSFWFTLAIVFLSGSNRVNLFSVGYLIGAFFFLWQGTDFYLHSIDYILKRWNMLIWYNVFVIISKTLLQLFGCLFLDQMMNNACWVMQLFGVTCLSSSIAPLPPSATEAVDQLCRAPDPSDAGLFWDGMCFTFLLLQRRLFSSHYFCHIINESKASKYLASRGAELIEELRTKESTLEAERERQILEKIKAKMDRIKATQQKILEAVQDPGTHAIDTVDHRSSLKRKISEHRPTAIRSGDYYMFEDVEQEFELEMIEDPIDTRDNDDLEDKTARGRRLSRRLTLSRLAAQLKERRMQEVLAISRGSEDDDNKNETTGESATSGAPSAKGTEQPLLQRRLSSPVVYRRRRSVTGEHSGAARLDDNAIATERSALSEPIPPPHSLSRPRPRKPTDTDEPDVQQAGPSKDLHAQASITDEEARLLSDDEDEEQRDGGKAAPEEEKKGKFSLSGLALIPAFVVGAIGSLTLRLHRVSRNYRYVMRVLSREKQELKETPGFGVGTRDKDGVWTHYVSRTNSSNSDAGSQSGDSSSSLISRPGSPTASSQPHVHSSNANPDHPDLHGASVPPSPAISSITTQPPSATSGPKQTTFREDLTVELPDTGVHHAGGFGVALAMISRKDPLKDDKTDGSSTDAIKRTLDEVSSEEDFTTRKHSLIVELLQAAWYAIMSHTDFICYFVVFLNQVNYASLLSLPLPLMVTLWGTLTFPRPSQTFWTKLIAYTQTVVLIKCICQFEMLWWNQNPIPSNQPFHPARLFGIERKDGYATYDLILLLMLFCHRFILKSLGLWKSDPTEEPSLKEGLYQVDPNDERSKALMALAEENEKVQETFEVRKKDDLTGLSMVRINETAGPMPPPLDDPNSDSTQLCVSIQPEPVKKYFPQIVKEAVLQYTSALKAFFSQLLDRQSRKTADVYGYMFLCDFVNFFVILFGFSAFGTQEGDGGVLSYFEENRVPVTFLLMLIIQFFLIVVDRALYLRKNIVGKILFQFFLIIGLHVWMFFVLPATTERSFNATTPPILYYMIKCFYLLFSAYQIRCGYPARILGNFLTKGFTMANFSGFKLFMTVPFLFELRTLMDWIWTDTSMTLFDWLKMEDIFTNVYQLKCMRQLEEDLPAPRGQKKGIMVKYLMGGGMMLGIIFLIWFPLALFAFSNAVGEPNIPYDVSVTLRIGPYEPVYMMSAQDNNIHGLTDDNWGNFTAPYATERTALTFLSNYEPADVAAVKLGANSTSIWNISPPDRERLLNDLKSNVTLTCRFRYTISRRSHSKENPGIVSEEQGYEMGPGSDREALIKLLTEDTTDVVVLPNLMPKFLRVQNSGTVRPIHQLIKNVDSDTDLGNYRNLKLRLFRSSDNSAMMFQWWETREDCSDTLYEKYLSRLPYADCANYLVMYMFNDKIFPSTISSIAAGGIIGIYSTMILVFSRMLRTSIFSGASSKIMFEDLPYVDRVLQLCLDIYLVRESCEFTLEEDLFAKLLFLYRSPETMIKWSRPKNEEGGDDETDTMADVPTSHPKQE, via the exons ATGGCGAACTTCTTCCTGTGCCTTATAATCCAGCGATTAGTTTTACCGCTCATCTTGGCAACAT GTTTGCTGATGAAACCGGTAGGATTATCACTTCCGTACTTGATCTTCCTGCTTATGATACCGTATGTGCCTGTAGCAAACAAGAAAACCATCCTGG GACATGCTGGACTCTTATTTAAGCTGCTCTTTCTATGGGCAGTGCTCGTGCTAGCCTCGATGCTGGTGTTTCAGCTGCTCTTGATCAGCGTTCCGATCGAGAGCTGTTCGGTGGGCGAGATAGTGCTCCGGCATATTGGGCTGGTCGTGTTCAAGGAGCTAGGAGCATGGATGGTTGTGTACTGGTTGGCGCCGGAAGTGATACTCGCCTGCACTGCACTTGGTATGCTGATCGTGTTACGCAAGCTTACCGGTGTTGTTGGGCCGcggcgaagaagaggaaggaatggCGCGAGCACGGCGGACACAGCCGAACAGGGTGCGAATAGCTCGGTACAGGAATCGTGTGCCACAGCTACGGAGGATGAGCTGCAGAGTGTCGTCGTCAGTCAGGAGCGGGTGCCGTTTTTCACCAAGCTCGGAATTGTCCTGTCCATGTGTATGCTGTGTGTAACCGGTGTGTTGCAGCCGTCCGCACTGAGTGGTGTGTACTTTCTCGTGTTCCTAGGGGCGGCCTCGTGGTGGGCATGCTACAAGCAGTTAGATAA GGCGTTTGGAATAGTTTTAAAAGTCACACTAGCGTTTCTAGTCACGCACATTACCTTATTTCTGGCATACCAGAACCCTGGACCGCAGGAGCTGCTTCCGTACAACGAGACGGCCGCCCGCGTTCTCGCTCTTAAGCCAATTCTGAGCTCCTCGTGTGATCTGCTGAATCAAACCGACATCCGGGATGTGCACTTCAATTCCAGCTTCGACACGGACGTGTACCTTAATCCCATCTTTCTCATCCTGTGCTATTACTGCATAACGATGACATCATCGCTGTTACTACGAACAAGA TTCTCACAGCATCAGCTTCTCATCAGTGCAAATGGCTACTACACCTACGGTAGGTCGACGGCTTTTAGCAGAGTTAGTATCGCTGCCGAGGCAAACTCAGATGTTCCGGACGAACGAACACCC CTGATGCGCCGTGGAACGCACCGGATACGCGATGCTTCGGCAACGGACGGCAAAGAAACTGCTCAAAACGATCAAATAGCGTTAGAAACTCTAG AATCTAAAGACTCTAATGTACATATTtcagaagaggaagaaccaTCGAGCATCTTCGAGCAAGCACTGCTAGCCGTTCGAAACGTAGCTTCGTATATCTACATGAACAGCTACATCTTTACCAACGTCATAATGATG GTTTGGAGCATCATGTACCACAGTTGGCTTACGTTTGTGCTGCTCATTTGGGCTAACCTGATCTGGATCATGCCGAATCACcggaaaaatatgttaaacTCAAGCCCTTTTCTTGTAATCTATGCCGAACTACTCCTCCTGGCGCAATATCTTTACGGCATGAACCTTACCGAGGAAGAGCTACCGACCGTTATTGAC GGATCGTCTTTCAATTTGGAACAGCTGGGATTTGTGCGACGTCTCGAATATCCTTGTGTGCCACTGCTCGTAAAATCACTGTTCACCACCATGTTCTGGATCTCGCTTCGTCAGCAGATTCAGGAAAAGCACACCGAGCGCCGTGAATCGATGATCGCGAATATGGCGTCACCGATACAGTTGCCGATCGGTGCCGCTACAACGGCTGCTACTGGACCGGCGGGAACGTCCGGTGATCGAGCACAGGAGAAGAAATCATCCGCTTTTGTGACTCAGATCGCAAAGTTCTTCAAGTCATTTATGATAAAATTTTGGATATGGATGGTGGCACTGACACTCTTCCTGTCTGCCATCATCGGAAACCGAATGACAATGTTTCGTATCGCGTACATGGTACTCTTCCTCGTCTTTGTACTAACATTCCAG TTCTCCTTCAGAGTTTGGCGAAAGATGATGTACTCGTTTTGGTTCACAGTTATTGGCTATTCGATGGCCATTTTAGTGCTCGTTTATGTGCATCAGTTTGAACAGTTCCCAAGGTATTGGGCTATGATTGGAATATCGAAAGAATT GCAAGAAGATATTGGACTAGAGATCTTTAAAACTGGTCAActatttcttcatcttttgaaCCCGACTCTTGTCGTTATCATTACTGTGATACAGCTGCATTACTGTCACGAACGCTTTTTAGTCATCAGCGAAATTCCATCGAT aagcgaagaagaatcAGAAGTGTCAAGAACTGAGGGCAACACGTCCGCTTATGGCACGTTTGCCGGAAATCAAGAAAACCAACCATCCGACGCCGGATCTGCAGAAACCATTGCtaaagaagacgaagaagctaAAACACCACCAATCGCGGCAATGACCAAAGAGGAAGACAAAGACGACGATGGTTACGAAAAGTTGGAAGATTTTCAATTCCGTAAATTGTCACGCCAAGAAATCACCAGCTATGCACGTAAAGGCTGGAAAATGGTACTTCAGTTGATCGAATTAACGTGGCTGTTTTTCGAGATCCACATGCCAAAGATCATACTGATCGTAGCGTTTTCGCTGAGCGTCAACTCGGTAAATTTGCTGCATCTGCTATACGTGGTGCTTTCGGTGTTTACCGTGAAAAGACACACTACAGGCAAGCACTCGATGATGCACGGCCAGCTGATAAAGATCACACGCATTATGTCGCTCTTTTCCTCGCTGATGCTCATCCTGACTATGATCTATCAAGTGAAGTACATCAAGGAAGAGAACTTTCAGAGCGAGTGCCCCAACATTGATACAAACATCACGCAGATGGATATGAACAATGCGCAGTGGTTCGGTATGCGGAAAGCGAACGGCGGGCAAACGCTGACTGATCTGCTTCGCCCATACCTGGTCTACATCCTGATGGTGACGGTACACACCGTGACGATACTGCGCCAAACGATCCGAAGAATACGGTTGGGGCTATCCCCCAAGACGCCGGAACTCATGTTTCCGAATATTGTACGAGCCGACGCCGACAAGGACATTCCGCGTATGATAATGTACTTGTTTAATTACGGATTTTTCAAGTTTGGCGTCGAAATCTCGCTCGTCGCACTGATAGTCACAATCGGGCAGCGGATGGATGTTTTTTCGATCGTGTACGCGGTTTGGCTAGCAGTAATTTTCCACATGACGCGTAGTGCATTGCAACGAATCTGGCAGGCATTGACATGGTTCATTGTGGTCTCCATTCCATTACAATACCTGCTGTTTATTGGTCTTCCCCCGATGGCGTGTGTAAACTATCCATGGATGATAGTGCAGCTCGATCACTTTCGCATCTGGGCTATGTTACCAGAAAACACGGTCGAATTTCGATCGTTTGCCTCGAAGATGGTGGCCGACTTTGTGCTGTTAATGTTCCTTTGCCGGCAAACGGTAGTGTTCCGGTTGGATTTACTGGCACCGAAGGACTATGGCGGTGGCAGTAATGCGTCTGTGCTGGAGGATTTCCAGAAGCTCGACGATGGCGTATTAAAAAATCCAACACCCGACTTCATCACCAAGGTTCGCAACTGGCTCGATGTCTTGAAGCGAAATCTGTTTCTCGTGTCGTTTTGGTTCACATTGGCCATCGTGTTCCTGAGTGGTTCGAATCGAGTGAACCTCTTTTCGGTGGGCTATCTGATCGGagcgtttttcttcctctggCAAGGAACAGATTTTTATCTGCATTCTATCGACTACATACTAAAGAG ATGGAATATGCTCATTTGGTACAATGTGTTCGTCATCATCTCCAAGACACTGCTGCAACTGTTTGGGTGTTTGTTTCTCGATCAGATGATGAACAATGCTTGCTGGGTTATGCAACTGTTCGGTGTTACTTGTCTTTCATCCTCGATTGCACCTCTTCCACCCAGTGCAACGGAAGCAGTAGATCAGCTCTGTAGAGCACCCGATCCCAGCGATGCTGGACTGTTCTGGGATGGCATGTGCTTTACcttcctgttgctgcaacgACGACTTTTCTCTAGTCACTACTTTTGTCATATTATAAACGAATCAAAAGCGAGCAAATATTTAGCTTCAAG AGGAGCTGAACTGATTGAGGAACTTCGCACTAAAGAAAGTACGCTGGAGGCGGAACGAGAGCGACAGATTTTAGAGAAAATTAAAGCCAAAATGGATCGCATCAAGGCGACGCAGCAGAAGATTCTGGAGGCAGTCCAAGATCCCGGCACACATGCCATAG ATACTGTCGACCATAGGTCGAGTTTGAAGCGCAAAATATCGGAACACAGACCAACGG CGATACGATCTGGAGACTACTATATGTTTGAAGATGTGGAGCAAGAGTTCGAATTAGAGATGATCGAAGATCCCATCGATACTCGGGACAACGATGATCTCGAAGACAAAACTGCGAGAGGACGAAGGCTAAGCCGACGGTTAACACTCAGTAGG CTGGCTGCACAGTTGAAGGAAAGGAGAATGCAGGAGGTCCTTGCGATATCGCGTGGtagcgaagatgatgataataagAACGAGACCACCGGAGAATCAGCGACTAGTGGTGCGCCCTCGGCCAAAGGGACCGAGCAGCCTCTCTTGCAACGACGTCTTTCGTCTCCGGTTGTTTATCGGAGACGGCGTTCCGTAACTGGCGAGCACAGCGGTGCTGCCAGGCTCGATGATAACGCTATCGCGACGGAGCGTTCTGCGTTATCCGAACCAATACCACCACCTCATAGTCTGTCT CGACCACGCCCGCGGAAACCAACGGATACGGATGAGCCGGATGTACAGCAGGCCGGTCCAAGCAAGGATCTGCACGCGCAAGCATCCATCACGGACGAGGAAGCACGTCTGCTGagcgacgatgaggacgaagagCAACGGGACGGTGGTAAGGCTGCaccggaagaggaaaagaagggtAAATTTTCCCTCTCCGGTCTAGCGCTTATCCCTGCCTTCGTGGTCGGCGCCATCGGATCACTGACGCTCCGGTTGCATCGTGTTTCACGCAACTATCGTTACGTGATGCGTGTTTTATCGCGCGAAAAGCAGGAACTGAAGGAGACGCCCGGCTTCGGTGTCGGCACGCGCGATAAGGATGGCGTTTGGACGCACTACGTGTCAAGAACGAACAG CAGCAATTCCGATGCTGGCTCCCAGTCGGGAGACAGTAGCAGTAGTCTAATATCGCGGCCCGGTTCACCCACCGCCAGTAGTCAGCCGCATGTACACAGTAGTAACGCTAACCCTGACCACCCGGACCTACACGGGGCGTCGGTACCACCTTCGCCTGCCATATCGTCTATCACCACACAGCCGCCCAGTGCCACCAGCGGACCAAAACAGACAACGTTCCGCGAGGACCTTACTGTAGAGCTGCCGGATACAGG AGTGCATCATGCTGGAGGATTTGGTGTAGCATTAGCGATGATCAGTCGTAAAGATCCGCTAAAGGATGA CAAAACGGACGGAAGTTCAACGGATGCGATCAAACGTACGTTGGATGAGGTTAGCTCTGAAGAGGACTTTACTACTCGGAAGCATTCGCTTATTGTGGAGTTGCTACAAGCGGCCTGGTATGCCATCATGTCGCACACCGACTTCATCTGTTACTTCGTAGTTTTCCTGAACCAG GTCAATTATGCCAGCTTGTTATCGCTGCCACTACCCCTGATGGTGACACTGTGGGGCACGCTGACGTTCCCAAGACCATCACAAACCTTCTGGACGAAGCTGATAGCGTACACGCAAACGGTGGTGCTGATCAAGTGCATCTGCCAGTTCGAGATGCTCTGGTGGAACCAAAATCCTATTCCCTCCAATCAACCCTTCCATCCGGCGCGTTTGTTCGGTATCGAACGAAAGGACGGATACGCCACGTACGATCTGAtcctgctactgatgctgttcTGCCATCGGTTCATTCTGAAATCACTTGGGCTGTGGAAATCCGATCCCACTGAGGAACCATCGCTCAAGGAAGGCTTGTATCAGGTCGATCCGAACGATGAGCGTTCCAAGGCCCTCATGGCGTTAgccgaagaaaacgaaaaagt TCAAGAAACCTTTGAAGTGCGTAAGAAGGACGATCTCACGGGTTTGTCGATGGTTCGCATCAACGAAACGGCTGGCCCGATGCCACCGCCCCTGGATGATCCAAACAGTGACTCAACGCAGCTGTGCGTCTCCattcaaccggaaccggtcaaAAAGTACTTCCCTCAGATAGTGAAGGAAGCAGTCCTTCAATATACATCCGCTCTTAAGGCTTTCTTCAGCCAACTGCTCGATCGTCAGTCCCGCAAAACGGCCGACGTGTACGGTTACatgtttttgtgtgatttcGTGAACTTTTTCGTGATATTGTTTGGATTTTCGGCATTTGGG ACGCAAGAGGGCGATGGTGGCGTGTTATCGTACTTTGAGGAAAATCGCGTTCCAGTCACTTTCCTGTTGATGCTCATCATTCAGTTCTTCCTGATTGTGGTCGACCGGGCACTCTATCTGCGCAAAAACATCGTGGGAAAGATTTTATTCCAGTTTTTCCTCATCATTGGGCTGCACGTGTGGATGTTCTTTGTGCTTCCGGCTACGACCGAACGCAGCTTCaatgccaccacaccaccgatcCTGTACTACATGATTAAGTGTTTCTATCTGCTGTTCTCGGCATATCAAATCCGGTGCGGCTACCCGGCGCGCATTTTGGGAAATTTCCTGACGAAGGGCTTTACGATGGCTAACTTTTCCGGCTTCAAGCTATTCATGACCGTACCATTCCTGTTCGAGTTACGTACGCTGATGGATTGGATTTGGACCGACACCTCGATGACGCTGTTTGACTGGCTCAAGATGGAAGACATCTTCACGAATGTGTACCAGCTGAAGTGCATGCGCCAGCTGGAGGAGGATTTACCGGCACCACGCGGCCAGAAGAAGGGCATAATGGTGAAGTATCTGATGGGTGGAGGTATGATGTTGGGCATCATCTTTCTCATCTGGTTCCCACTGGCCCTGTTCGCGTTCAGTAATGCAGTCGGTGAGCCAAACATACCGTATGATGTGTCTGTAACGTTGCGCATCGGACCGTACGAACCAGTATACATGATGAGTGCTCAGGATAACAATATTCACGG CCTAACGGATGATAACTGGGGAAATTTTACGGCACCTTACGCCACGGAGCGAACGGCATTAACGTTCCTGTCCAACTACGAGCCTGCGGATGTAGCTGCCGTCAAGCTGGGTGCAAACTCGACTTCAATATGGAACATATCACCACCCGATCGAGAACGGTTGTTAAATGATTTGAAGTCGAATGTAACACTCACCTGTCGGTTCCGCTACACGATCAGTCGACGGTCACATTCGAAGGAAAACCCGGGCATCGTATCGGAGGAACAGGGCTATGAGATGGGCCCCGGTTCGGACCGTGAGGCACTGATCAAGCTGCTAACGGAAGATACGACTGATGTGGTGGTGTTACCAAACTTGATGCCAAAGTTCTTGCGGGTACAAAACAGTGGTACGGTTCGACCGATTCATCAGCTAATCAAAAATGTCGATT CTGACACGGATCTTGGTAATTATCGGAATTTAAAGTTACGGCTGTTCCGGTCTAGTGATAACAGCGCGATGATGTTCCAATGGTGGGAAACGCGGGAAGACTGCAGTGATACGCTGTACGAAAAATACTTGTCCCGGTTGCCGTACGCCGATTGTGCCAACTATCTGGTGATGTATATGTTCAACGATAAGATTTtccccagcaccatcagctccATCGCCGCCGGAGG CATCATTGGTATCTATTCGACGATGATCCTCGTGTTTTCGCGCATGCTGCGAACCAGCATCTTCTCCGGTGCCAGTTCGAAGATAATGTTCGAAGATCTACCGTACGTCGATCGGGTTCTGCAGCTTTGTCTAGACATCTATCTGGTACGGGAATCGTGCGAGTTTACACTGGAGGAGGACCTGTTTGCCAAATTGCTCTTCCTGTACCGGTCACCAGAGACGATGATCAAATGGTCCCGACCAAAGAACGAGgaaggtggtgatgatgaaacggACACGATGGCTGACGTGCCGACGTCTCATCCCAAGCAGGAGTAA